Proteins co-encoded in one Arachis hypogaea cultivar Tifrunner chromosome 13, arahy.Tifrunner.gnm2.J5K5, whole genome shotgun sequence genomic window:
- the LOC112737593 gene encoding uncharacterized protein — translation MDEALISVDRWAKGSQAYFLTHLHADHTKGLSSTWSHAPLYCSSFTADLIPLKFSDFDLSLLHVFEIGTWQTLNLISRSSGAPTAVEFIAIDACHCPGSVMLLFRGEFGCMLYTGDFRWEVGCERAAKAKEMLAGAIKDDKVDVVYLDNTYCNPIYDFPNRQVAAQQVIDIITSHPDHDVIIGINTLGKEDLLVQISEALKIKIWVWPERMWTMDLLGFYDNFTINTSITRVRAVPQYSFNVETLEELNRIKCPTIGIMPSGLPWVKKSPPKTKCISRAHLTARCKKAEWSEDDDEYEPTGDIGGPPEKLHKYIFTVPYSDHSNFAEIMDFVKLIRPKNLKGIVSSSSCYIEPMYYLGLLCQGNRPSEVLNSKLKRKARAKVAGSNKKPSGSYNAELVRKRSMTLKARLKRIRLSKHSILRKVRKGAKIPDISADLKTDSDGNQVE, via the exons ATGGATGAAGCTCTGATATCGGTGGACCGTTGGGCGAAGGGAAGCCAGGCGTACTTCCTGACCCACCTCCACGCCGATCACACCAAAGGCCTCTCTTCCACGTGGTCCCACGCTCCTCTCTACTGCTCCTCTTTCACCGCTGACCTCATTCCCTTAAAGTTCTCCGACTTCGACCTCTCTCTCCTCCACGTCTTCGAAATCGGCACCTGGCAAACCCTCAACCTCATCTCCCGTTCCTCCGGCGCCCCCACTGCCGTCGAATTCATCGCAATCGATGCCTGTCACTGCCCCG GTTCGGTTATGTTGCTGTTTCGTGGCGAGTTTGGGTGCATGCTGTACACGGGGGATTTTCGATGGGAGGTGGGTTGTGAGAGGGCTGCGAAGGCAAAGGAGATGCTTGCGGGTGCTATCAAGGATGATAAGGTGGATGTGGTTTACCTTGACAACACGTATTGTAATCCTATCTATGATTTTCCAAATCGCCAAGTTGCAGCTCAGCAG GTTATTGATATCATTACTTCTCATCCTGACCATGATGTTATTATTGGGATTAACACTCTGGGAAAAGAAGATCTTTTGGTTCAAATTTCAGAGGCGCTTAAGATTAAG ATTTGGGTGTGGCCAGAGCGAATGTGGACTATGGATCTTCTTGGTTTCTATGATAACTTTACAATCAACACAAGTATTACTAGAGTGAGAGCTGTTCCTCAGTATAGCTTTAATGTTGAAACTTTAGAGGAACTGAACAGAATTAAGTGCCCAACCATAGGTATTATGCCATCAGGTCTTCCATGGGTAAAGAAATCCCCTCCGAAGACCAAGTGTATTTCACGTGCACATTTGACAGCTCGATGTAAGAAAGCAGAATGGAGTGAAGACGACGATGAGTACGAGCCAACAGGGGATATAGGAGGACCTCCCGAGAAGCTTCACAAGTACATATTTACTGTTCCATACTCTGATCATTCAAATTTTGCAGAGATAATGGATTTTGTGAAGCTTATCAGGCCAAAAAACCTGAAGGGCATTGTGTCTTCTTCATCATGTTATATTGAACCTATGTACTACCTCGGTCTACTTTGTCAAGGCAACCGTCCTTCAGAAGTGTTGAATAGCAAGCTTAAAAGGAAAGCTAGAGCTAAAGTAGCTGGGAGCAACAAAAAACCATCAGGTTCTTATAATGCTGAGTTGGTGAGAAAGAGAAGCATGACTTTGAAGGCCAGGCTTAAGCGAATTCGTTTGAGCAAGCATAGTATACTGAGAAAAGTGCGCAAGGGTGCGAAAATTCCGGATATAAGTGCTGATCTAAAGACCGACAGTGATGGAAATCAAGTGGAATAG
- the LOC112737594 gene encoding G-type lectin S-receptor-like serine/threonine-protein kinase At2g19130, which yields MVTCDMPYCFNNMMEPCFLLSLFIIICFSFHPYNSHAALISITANQSLSGDQTLVSKDENFELGFFKPGNSSNYYIGMWYKKRVSQRTYVWVANRDNPVSDKNSAKLTISKGNLVLLDQSQNQVWSTNLNSPNLDSLVAVLLDNGNLILSDRPNPSESNSLWQSFDHPTDTFLPGAKLKLDNKTKKPQYLTSWKSTEDPGTGLYSLELDPKGSEAYLILWNKTVEYWTSGPWNGQIFSGVPEMRLNYIYNFSFHDEPDEAYFTYTVYNSSILSRLVMDVSGQIKQLSWLDNTQNWNLFWSEPRHQCEVYTFCGAFGSCTENSMPYCNCLTGYEPSNSSNWNLEDYSSGCKRRTKFQCETANPNGGAKDRFMAFPNMGLPSPAQHVSAGDAEECASTCLEDCSCTVYAYGNKGCVIWNGDLLNLQQLSQDDSNGETMFLKLAASEFDDPKSSKRRTIGAVAGAIGGMVIILALTLFFLVRRRRQVQSGTLVEGSLKTFGYRDLQIATMNFSDKLGGGSFGSVFKGTLPDSSVIAVKKLENISQSEKQFRTEVSTIGTVQHINLVRLRGFCSEGTRKLLVYDYMPNGSLDSNLFHEKGFKSKVLEWKERYQIALGTARGLAYLHEKCRDCIIHCDVKPENILLDADFCPKVAHFGLAKLVGREVGQVLTTMRGTRGYLAPEWNSGVPVTAKADVYSYGMMLFEFVSGKRNSDPPEDGQVRFFPTWAAKTASEGGNVLSLLDPKLKGNANIEEVIRVIKIASWCVQDDEIHRPSMSQVVHILDGVLDVAFPPVPIFLQAFLENQETTVFFIESGSNQSSHMKSSTTSS from the coding sequence ATGGTAACTTGTGACATGCCATATTGTTTCAACAACATGATGGAGCCATgcttcttgctttctcttttcaTCATCATATGCTTCTCTTTTCACCCTTACAATTCCCATGCAGCTTTGATTTCAATCACTGCAAACCAATCTCTCAGTGGTGATCAAACACTTGTctccaaagatgaaaattttgaattggGTTTCTTCAAACCAGGTAACTCCTCTAACTACTACATAGGAATGTGGTACAAAAAAAGAGTCTCTCAAAGAACCTATGTTTGGGTAGCAAATAGAGATAACCCAGTTTCTGAtaaaaattctgcaaagttgacAATATCTAAGGGTAACTTAGTACTCTTGGATCAGTCCCAAAATCAAGTTTGGTCAACAAATTTGAATTCTCCAAACTTAGATTCTTTAGTAGCTGTGCTTCTAGATAATGGGAATCTTATACTGAGTGATAGGCCTAATCCATCAGAATCAAATTCTCTATGGCAAAGTTTTGATCATCCAACAGATACATTCCTTCCTGGAGCCAAACTTAAGCTTGATAACAAAACCAAGAAGCCTCAATATCTCACTTCATGGAAGAGCACCGAAGATCCGGGTACGGGCTTGTACTCTTTGGAACTAGACCCTAAAGGAAGCGAAGCTTACTTGATCCTTTGGAACAAAACTGTAGAATATTGGACTAGTGGACCTTGGAATGGTCAAATTTTCAGCGGGGTGCCTGAAATGAGGTTGAATTACATCTACAATTTCTCCTTCCATGATGAACCTGATGAGGCTTACTTCACTTACACGGTGTATAACTCTTCGATTCTTTCGCGGCTCGTGATGGATGTCTCCGGGCAGATCAAGCAGCTTTCGTGGCTGGACAATACACAGAATTGGAACTTGTTTTGGTCTGAACCAAGGCATCAGTGTGAGGTTTACACCTTCTGCGGCGCGTTTGGGAGTTGTACTGAGAATTCTATGCCTTACTGTAATTGTTTGACAGGCTATGAGCCAAGTAATTCATCTAACTGGAACTTAGAGGATTACTCAAGTGGATGCAAGAGAAGAACAAAGTTCCAATGCGAGACGGCGAATCCTAATGGTGGTGCAAAGGACAGGTTTATGGCATTTCCAAACATGGGATTGCCTTCACCTGCACAACATGTAAGTGCTGGGGATGCAGAGGAATGCGCTTCAACTTGCTTAGAGGACTGTTCTTGCACAGTATATGCATATGGCAATAAAGGTTGTGTAATTTGGAATGGTGACCTCTTGAATTTGCAGCAGCTTTCTCAAGATGATAGTAACGGAGAAACCATGTTTCTCAAGCTTGCAGCATCTGAATTTGATGATCCTAAGAGCAGCAAGAGGAGAACCATTGGTGCTGTTGCAGGTGCTATTGGTGGCATGGTGATTATCCTAGCACTTACTCTATTTTTCTTGGTGAGGAGAAGGAGACAAGTTCAATCAGGAACGTTGGTTGAAGGCTCATTGAAGACATTTGGATACAGAGATTTGCAAATTGCTACAATGAATTTCTCAGATAAATTGGGAGGAGGAAGTTTTGGTTCTGTCTTCAAGGGGACACTGCCAGATTCAAGTGTCATAGCAGTGAAGAAGCTCGAAAACATTAGCCAAAGTGAGAAACAGTTCCGGACAGAAGTGAGCACAATTGGGACAGTCCAGCATATCAATCTGGTTAGGCTCCGCGGATTCTGTTCCGAAGGTACTAGAAAACTTCTAGTCTATGATTACATGCCAAATGGCTCCTTGGATTCAAACTTGTTTCATGAGAAGGGATTCAAGTCCAAGGTGTTGGAATGGAAAGAAAGGTACCAAATTGCTCTTGGGACAGCTAGAGGACTGGCTTATCTCCATGAGAAGTGTAGAGACTGCATCATACACTGCGACGTGAAGCCGGAAAACATTCTTTTAGATGCTGATTTTTGTCCAAAAGTGGCACATTTTGGCCTTGCAAAGCTGGTTGGAAGGGAAGTTGGCCAGGTCCTAACAACCATGAGAGGAACAAGGGGATACCTCGCTCCAGAATGGAATTCTGGGGTGCCTGTAACTGCCAAAGCCGATGTCTATAGTTATGGAATGATGCTGTTCGAGTTTGTGTCCGGTAAGAGGAACTCAGATCCCCCAGAAGATGGACAAGTTAGGTTCTTCCCTACATGGGCGGCAAAAACAGCAAGCGAAGGCGGCAATGTGCTTAGCCTTTTGGATCCAAAGTTGAAGGGAAATGCTAACATCGAAGAGGTCATTCGAGTCATCAAAATCGCTTCTTGGTGTGTCCAAGATGATGAGATTCATAGGCCATCCATGAGTCAGGTAGTTCACATCCTTGATGGTGTGTTAGATGTGGCTTTTCCTCCTGTGCCAATATTCCTACAAGCCTTTCTTGAGAACCAAGAAACTACAGTTTTCTTCATTGAATCAGGCTCTAATCAGAGTTCACATATGAAAAGCTCCACAACCTCCTCTTAG